The Telopea speciosissima isolate NSW1024214 ecotype Mountain lineage unplaced genomic scaffold, Tspe_v1 Tspe_v1.1018, whole genome shotgun sequence DNA window cattaacaccatcaccgcCGTGCAGCCCTATTTTAAAAAACCCATTTTCGAATTAAGTACCTAACCAAGAAAACCTTTGCATTTAAACCCATTTTGAAAAACCAATTTTCGAATCCCAACTTCTCATACCCTAATTCCAATCGTACTGTGATATACTTCCTTGAAACCAGAACTGTTTTGTAGCTATCGCCCAGCTTGATTTCTGGAGTTTACTTTTAATATTATAATGGGATTTGGGGATATGGTAGGATAGATTCAAAAGATTCCTTGGTATCCTGGATGATGGGCTGCAACTTTCGAAAGAGCAATCACCTTCCCGGGCTCTGTTTCCATTGGGAGGTGATGATGATCTATTTCAATATCTCATCTGTACAATAATCCAAAGAAAATGGAGATGGCAGTACGGGGAAAGATGGTTGCTGTGATTAACTCAATTCAGCAGTAGAAGAGAAACCTGAAATTAGAATTTAAAAACAGAATCTGTAACTGGGTATTCTGAAATCATACTTGCCATAGGACTAAGAAAAcattatcaaaatcaaattttgcaaCCACAAAGATGTTCAAAATAGAAGCCACGATGGCTATGTATGGAACCACATTTGAAACCCAGGGGCTCGTAAGGGTAAGAATTCaagaaactaaaagaaagaTTGAATTTTAATGTTGAAAACAGATCCAGAATTTTATAATGATGATAATAGATGTGGGAAGTAAAGAGATTCTCACATGAAAGAGCTAAATGTGGAAAGTAAGGAGATTCTCACACGAAAGAGCCCTTGAGGTTTTCTTGGTTAGGGTTCttcagaattttcaaaaatcgAATCCTGATTTGGCGTTTTCTctaaaggttagggtttttctagATTGGGGCTAGGGCTGGAGTTTGTCTATGTGCCCTTTGGGAAGACGATTGCCTTGGGGTGAGTTCTTTGGGTTGAGGATTTTAATTAAATTAGGtttccaaaatggaagaagaaaggagagtgATGTCGGCTATGGTGCAAAGAAAAGTGgagcaaaaaaaatagaagattagGAAGAAGAGGGCGGttatggtgggtggtggtggtggtggttgtggcaACGGTGATAGTAGTAatattgggtatctacatttgtaaaagaagaagagggtatTTGTGTCATTTTACCCATCAAAGGTATATTGATCATAACAGAACTTAAAAATTGCCACCATTAGCAACTAACGTGTACAATTAACGGATTGGGTTTTATTGTTACTTAGTTTGAACCTCTGGGGAGGTACATATAATTTTCCAAATCTCACGGATGAAAATGCAATTAGATAATACCTCAGGGGAGatacgtgtaatttacccttttttatgtttttttttggatagttaACCTCTTCACATTTATTGCACTCCCCTCCTTCCCCACATCAGCCCTCACGCCCCATCGTTGTGTACGCGGGTTACTGCTCTCTGCTCTTTCATGCCCACTCGGAAACTTGCAATCCAAGGAAACAGCTATTGTGGACGTAAGAACAGACAATCCACTACCCTTTTCTTCTATTCTAAGATCAGAATCGAAGCCTACTTCAAATTTGAGTTGAAGAGTTTACGACCAATAACATCAGTGTCACAAGTTCAGCCACATTCATGTGTGAGAGAGCACCATCCATTCAAGTGTGTGTGAGTGAATGTGGAAAACATGGAGATTTTGGTAGGCCACAGTTACAGAAGAAAGTACGGGAGGTGCATGTAGCAGAGAACTGGAGAACAGTGTTCAGGTTCACCAAAGAGTGCGGAGGCGAGTTGTGCTGCGGTTGGGAGGTAAGTACCGGAGCTGGAACCAGAAGACGGAAACTGCAGGAGTAGGGTACGGGGCTGTGGCGAAGCTGGAGAGTCCAATCCGATTTGACCAAGAGTGATCTGGCAAGGGAAGCAAGGGAGgaagagggggagagggggttgCAGGGGTCTCCCCGGGTTTGCAAGGGGTGgcagagagagaaaaggagtatttttcctttttttattattatgtcaGCTCAAGATTCTACTGAACCAGACCGGAAGGCCAATTCTGACTCCAATTACACACAGGGTAATAAAAATATTCATTAAGAATGGTCACATCATCAAGTGGTTTAAAACATAACAACAATCAGTGAACAGTAAATGCATTGAAGAAAACCTGGAGTAAGTATCACAAAAGGAAGCACAAAGATATCTGTGATTTCTTTCAGTGAAGGCAGCAAGGATGCCAAAAGTGTTTCATATTAACAATTcactgaaaggaaaaaaaaacaaaaccatttCTTCCCAGTGTACTGTTAAGACTAACTAGTAGTTGCAAATGAAGGACAACACAGGAAGAAACCTTTTTAAAATGCCACCTTTATGATGCACCAGAACTTTTCCTCGAGAGTGCAATAACATTAAAATTCATGGAGTTGGGGTTCTTTTGGATAATCGATTTTATGACTTTTGCTACATCCTGCCATGAAATAAAACCATCAATAATTTCAGACTCTCTCTACACCAGGAGATTGGCAAGGAAAATAACCTACTTATGTGAGAACAAGCATAAAGCAACAGGCTCGAGTACTAAAAACGAGATGACCAATTTAACACAAATGGTTAAGTATTACAGAACTTAGAATGACAATCCCTTTATAAGCTTATTAATTCCATTCTGATGATTTCAGCTTCCATTTTAAGCCATGTGGGTTATGAATGGGGAAAaaagggggttgggggggggggggggaggttgggGAGTTGCATAGGAAGAAAATTGCATGGATGAGTACTTTAATATTCCAATGATTTTTTTCCTCGAAAAAATTGAAGATTCAAAAGTGAATTAAGATGATGTGGATTACCTGCAACAAGCTGCTGGGTGAGGATGGACCATGTGATGTGGGTTGCGACTTTCTTCCATCAAGCTCATAAAGTTCTCCTACAAAAGGAGATTCCAATAAACAATTGGCATACACTGttaaactttttcttttttcttttttgggtgagAATTAGTAGTCCCATACTATATATTATTTTGTATTTCTTAGCACAACTCAGTTCATAAATTGTCAGACAAAAAATTACAGTGGAAAAGTTGAAGCTACATACCACCCACGCAtgagaaacaaataaaatgagTATCCACATCTGTATTAATATCTGGAGTCTGAATAGGAATAACAATATATTAGAACAAAGACATTACATTAATTTCTAATCTAAATAGAAGAGAAATACACCATCAACACAAACTAAAAGGCATTGGACAAATGgttgaaaagtaaaaaagaaaaagaagcacggTCAACCCTTCTCTATAAATCTCTTTCAATAAAAGCTGGTTTATTCTATAATCCCTTGAAATTGTTCTTGGCAGTTCTTACTGTACACAAAAAACAATTGACACCTTTTAAAGGATGAATGGCAAGAATTGATTCActgatttttttactttttattttttttgggtggggggtgTTTAGGAGTTAAGTCCCATAATTGATTGGTCCGAACAAAAATGATTTACCAAATATCTGGAGCCTAAAAAGGAAACAAGAACAAAAGGCATTAAATTCTAAACTACAATGAGAAATAAACCTTCAGCCACAGTTTTAATGCATTAATCCAAGGGAAAATTACCTaaatccactagataagaaaaatattacaaaacaagtaggtttaACTTTGTTTTACACTTAATTTTCTTGTAAACCTACttgttttgaaatattttttcttatctaCTAGATCTAGGAAATTGTCCCTAAATCTAATTACAAGGGAAATAAGAGGCCTTCCAACTCCTCTTCATCTTGGATAAAATGCTGTTTTTATTTCATAATCCTTTGAAACTAATGCCTAATAAAGGATGAATAGGAGATTTTAAGGCCCATTATTAGTTGGCTTGCACATTAGAAATCCACCAACCGAATGAGAAAATGAAAAGGACCGAAACTAGATTTACATATATATACTTTCCTCATTATCCAAACAACAATGGAGTCAAAAGAAGAGAATAGTCCAACCACATAAATATGCCAGTCAGCTTGTAGGGGATTCCAAAATGATGGGCCTCCAGGATGGGTCATGTACAGCATAGATACAGAAGATACCTTCTGCATGCTCTTTCTTgagatttaaattattttttatcttaaGGGTACCAACCTGTTGAAAATGTAACTGTTTGCTTACAATCTTGGATCCCAAACCTCAACGTGGACACATGCAAACATCTAATAGTTTGGTTATAACCTCCCAGCTTCAGAAGTAGATGATATTACTTTAGAAAATATCTACTCAGCCCTTAAAAAAATACTTGCCTCTGTATCACCAGCACTAGCTGCTACCAAATGTGCAGCTTCCATTTCAGTGTCTTTCTCAAGAAATAAAGCACGCTACATAGCACAAATATACattaaagataaagaaatatcAGAATGAAAGTAAAGAAGATATTCTTTTAATCAATCACCAGATGATGGAACTGAAAAGATTTGAATCAGAACTATACCTCCATTGGATCCATGTGAGCAGTTGATTTGAAGAATCTATCAAGGTATGAATCCTCACCTGGCAACAATTCATGAAAGAAAACAGAATGTCACAAGTGTCACAAAATAGATGTCTGAATGTTCTTGATAGCAGTATTTATATGATCCCGGGCTCAATAACCCTGATTAGGGTCACTATGAGTCCACCTATATGACAAGAAAATCAAGTAGCAGTGGCAGAAGTAATTTTGTGATTAAACTGAAGTGAAGGTAAACAAGAGCAGGGCCTGaggataaaaattaaaatagcaTTTAGAAAGGACTTATAACAGAAAAGAATCAGGGATTTGTCCCTTGATTGTAATTAAGAAGAagtttcaccttcttcttcctcatgatAAGAATATGAACTAGCAGCAAGGGAATTAGTTGCAGTTGATAGAACTCTTCCAAATGGAGTCCAATCAATCTGAATTTTTTATGGAAGAACACTAGCTCATGGGGTTGGTGAATCCAATCGAAAACCCTCATATTAACAGGTAAACAAATCATATTTAATATCTGAAATTGAATCTGGTGGTAGAAGGGAACCAGTTCTGCAATTAAAGTAGATTCTCACAGGGAAAGTAAAGTTTTGCTACCAAACTTCACGGGTTAGGTCGCCCAAGGATAGGAATCAAGGCTCCTACCGTCAAGGTGAAAATATTAGGGAAATGGGATATCAACCCAATACTGTGGGGCTGTAACTAC harbors:
- the LOC122648414 gene encoding ubiquitin carboxyl-terminal hydrolase 3-like; this encodes MDPMERALFLEKDTEMEAAHLVAASAGDTETPDINTDVDTHFICFSCVGGELYELDGRKSQPTSHGPSSPSSLLQDVAKVIKSIIQKNPNSMNFNVIALSRKSSGAS